In a single window of the Perca flavescens isolate YP-PL-M2 chromosome 18, PFLA_1.0, whole genome shotgun sequence genome:
- the ttc32 gene encoding tetratricopeptide repeat protein 32, which produces MEEDNNPQILEYAHSEFKRHNFKQAEEMYSKFISSCLQSRECDASDLAIAYNNRGQIKYLRVDFHEAVEDYTSAIQTDSRFETPFYNRGLIHYRLGFFNDAKSDFQQALKLNPDFEDAKVSLQQTLLDQQHKINRGY; this is translated from the exons ATGGAGGAAGATAATAATCCCCAAATACTTGAATATGCTCACTCTGAGTTTAAAAGACATAATTTTAAACAGGCAGAAGAAATGTACTCAAAGTTTATCTCTTCCTGCTTACAGTCCAG GGAATGTGACGCCAGTGATTTGGCCATTGCTTATAACAACCGCGGACAGATAAAGTACCTCCGGGTGGATTTTCATGAAGCAGTGGAGGACTACACCTCCGCAATACAGACTGACAGCCGGTTTGAAACACCTTTCTACAACAGAGGACTCATCCACTATAGACTAG GTTTTTTCAACGATGCCAAGAGTGACTTCCAGCAAGCATTAAAGCTCAATCCAGATTTTGAAGATGCCAAAGTGAGCCTGCAACAGACACTTCTGGACCAGCAGCACAAGATAAACAGGGGATACTGA
- the zpax1 gene encoding zona pellucida protein AX 1, which produces MGLLDNILLWNMMAALILLGQTMPNMKLNLQSSSGLRADCVGNLMRLSLDKALAVGNQLEVEAINCTQHILITPSLAAQCGYSMESDPWGNTRIYTSLLGCYVNNKEDTFNVGLRLRMYSKSQSTVISHNVTQTCSYTRWASREILCDRNYMEVSNRLATPNAKGWTQDVKGHSKISTIPDASEALGIWKVTINTPQPVTMALREAQQAGYGAMATSTRLVMRSPYNTAGTYSEDVAGVPMQVFKVSAYYKAKLGQSVVNLAAACPTGGILFTNDVISWHVPRRVTPLVDVKFKILEMYMGINGQRLDKSQMAARGYTLYTTDLHIVIEIPVGSPDGYYKSHAPDYQYHITYIVEPMLEVLWRTNSKDDTKYKVLFPITTPLMPRLPHVQDTTVSETRMFSVYLGTFLHDVQLRNITFSTGVLTIEECSARDFIVQEHHFPNGTKGLSLLVPFGDDVVLKHNPERLVTVYSLHLIFGLIILPEEIPFAHPVELQASLQDVVLPIISGTCDQNMFYIHVKYGSQGTNFQAMVGPRQLTPEVAEEYHFQENGTHLSLILPYAAKDTAFELFTSGSVRARVDLLLLDIINNWVLADYFLACDFPLTTTACYPNGTMNALAVKVESVPNLVPSQLTLKDKSCKPVFSDFRLAYFSFSVDSCGTTRRFFDHYMVYENEITLSYNKGVAYASPIDPEYRQTISCYYVINATQSVAFSSTHRSFDPTAEIGLGQLIVHMRLSQDSSYHHFYQAEDYPVEKYLRQPLYFDVELIESTDPQLELILENCWATLHNNRTSLPSWDIIVDSCENGDETMFHPVVSDAKVLVPSHIKRFSVKMFTFTKDEEVLKDEIYVHCDAVICDTNSQADGSCRGQCVHPTGLGNAKHQGRKGLKRERRTDTTHQRQISSGLIFLQNTVKPQIKTEVS; this is translated from the exons ATGGGGCTGCTTGATAACAT TTTGTTATGGAACATGATGGCTGCGTTAATCCTCCTGGGTCAAACAATGCCAAATATGAAGCTCAATTTGCAGTCAA GCAGTGGTTTAAGGGCCGACTGTGTGGGTAATCTAATGAGGCTGTCGTTAGACAAGGCTTTAGCAGTGGGGAACCAGCTTGAGGTGGAGGCCATCA ATTGCACCCAGCACATTTTGATAACCCCCAGCTTGGCTGCTCAGTGTGGATACAGCATGGAGTCTGACCCGTGGGGTAACACCAGAATCTACACATCTCTGTTGGGCTGCTATGTGAACAACAAA gaAGATACATTTAATGTTGGCTTGAGACTCCGAATGTACAGCAAGAGTCAATCAACTGTGATTAGTCATAATGTGACGCAGACTTGCAGCTACACTCGGTGGGCCTCCAGAGAGATTCTCTGCGATAGGAACTATATGGAG GTGTCAAACCGCTTGGCTACACCTAATGCTAAAGGATGGACTCAGGATGTTAAAGGCCACTCCAAGATCAGCACCATTCCTGAT GCCTCGGAAGCACTTGGTATCTGGAAGGTAACGATTAACACCCCACAGCCAGTGACAATGGCGCTGAGGGAGGCTCAACAAGCTGGCTACGGTGCCATGGCTACCTCAACCCGTCTGGTTATGCGAAGCCCGTACAATACAGCGGGGACTTATTCTGAGGAT GTGGCTGGAGTCCCCATGCAAGTTTTCAAGGTCAGCGCTTACTACAAGGCAAAACTGGGTCAGAGTGTGGTGAACCTGGCAGCTGCTTGTCCCACAG GTGGCATCCTCTTTACAAACGATGTAATCTCTTGGCACGTACCTCGCCGTGTTACCCCTTTGGTAGATGTCAAGTTTAAAATCCTAGAAATGTACATGGGCATCAACGGGCAGAGGCTGGATAAATCTCAGATGGCAGCACGGGGGTACACACTATACACCACAGACTTGCACATCGTCATTGAGATCCCAGTGGGCTCGCCTGATGGTTACTACAAG AGCCATGCCCCAGATTACCAGTACCACATCACCTACATCGTGGAGCCCATGCTTGAGGTACTGTGGAGGACTAACTCTAAAGATGATACTAAATACAAGGTTTTGTTCCCTATTACCACCCCTCTAATGCCTCGACTTCCCCACGTCCAAGACA CTACTGTTTCAGAGACTCGCATGTTCAGCGTTTACTTGGGGACCTTCCTTCATGATGTGCAGCTGAGGAACATTACCTTTTCCACTGGGGTTCTCACTATTGAGGAGTGCAGTGCCAGAGACTTCATCGTCCAGGAGCACCACTTCCCCAATGGAACCAAGGGCTTATCTTTACTCGTGCCCTTTGGTGATGATGTTGTCCTGAAACAT AATCCTGAACGCTTGGTTACAGTCTATTCGCTCCACCTGATCTTTGGGTTAATCATACTGCCTGAAGAAATTCCATTTGCCCACCCAGTGGAGTTGCAGGCATCTCTGCAGGATGTTG tGCTACCTATTATTTCTGGTACCTGTGACCAGAACATGTTTTACATCCACGTGAAATACGGGAGTCAAGGCACCAATTTCCAGGCCATGGTTGGACCTCGACAGCTGACACCTGAGGTTGCCGAGGAATACCATTTCCAAGAAAACGGCACCCACCTCAGCCTCATACTGCCATACGCTGCCAAGGACACCGCGTTTGAG CTGTTTACCTCAGGCTCAGTCAGAGCCAGAGTTGACCTGCTTCTGTTGGATATTATCAACAACTGGGTGCTTGCTGATTACTTTCTGGCATGTGACTTCCCCCTAACAACAACTG CGTGCTACCCCAATGGAACAATGAACGCTTTGGCAGTAAAGGTGGAGTCGGTGCCCAATCTCGTGCCAAGCCAGCTTACTCTAAAGGACAAGTCCTGCAAACCAGTGTTCAGTGACTTTCGCTTAGCATATTTCTCTTTCAGTGTTGATTCCTGTGGGACCACTAGAAGA ttctTTGACCACTACATGGTGTATGAAAATGAGATTACCCTGTCCTACAACAAAGGAGTAGCCTATGCATCACCAATTGATCCAGAGTACAG GCAAACCATTTCCTGCTACTATGTGATCAATGCAACTCAGAGTGTTGCATTCAGCTCTACACATAGAAGCTTTGACCCCACAGCAGAGATCGGCTTAGGGCAGCTGATAGTGCACATGAGGCTATCCCAAG ATTCATCATATCATCATTTCTACCAAGCAGAAGACTATCCAGTAGAGAAATATCTGAGGCAGCCTCTGTATTTTGATGTAGAACTGATAGAGTCTACTGACCCACAGTTGGAGCTCATCCTGGAAAACTGTTGGGCCACCCTTCACAATAACCGGACATCTCTGCCAAGCTGGGACATTATTGTGGACAG CTGTGAGAATGGTGATGAGACCATGTTCCATCCTGTTGTGAGTGATGCCAAAGTTTTGGTCCCATCACACATAAAACGCTTTTCTGTGAAGATGTTCACCTTCACTAAAGATGAAGAGGTTCTGAAAGACGAG ATTTATGTCCACTGTGATGCAGTGATTTGTGACACAAATAGCCAAGCAGATGGTTCCTGCAGAGGCCAGTGTGTGCATCCTACTGGCCTGGGTAATGCTAAACATCAAGGAAGAAAAGGACTGAAAAGGG AGCGCCGCACAGACACCACCCACCAAAGGCAGATCTCCTCTGGGCTGATTTTTCTTCAAAACACTGTCAAAcctcaaataaaaacagaagtTTCTTAA
- the LOC114573476 gene encoding uncharacterized protein LOC114573476: MGCLVGLWWFTLLLAVVNIRAQKKPSININSKCLGNVMRVDVGPLGGNLLEVSGVTNNSAILLTSRLASMCGFSMNIDSLGNAMIYASVQNCFAQNVDDKVFTTKLNLRLHGNQMVEEEFYQVAETCHYTAWASREIVCVHNYIEVSVKRAAPDDYVLPQHPVSGANSMFRDVRHAAKKQPIDSEFRITTLVFFTPEERIMKVTEAQRRGYGITNTPTRLVLRIPKTSPEIYTQNVAGVPMMVLKTSMKFEKKWLVTQISAEAACPILEGSVSFTPNKISWILPRHIDTLISSGQFKLLEVHMGVDGQRLDTAEMAARQYVLSVNEQHIIIEIPVGAVGGHFKSHVQDGQYLTTYTIEPMLELLWTDYNAHEDTRYKVLLPITTPFLSRPLQVIDNTVPNEQIFKVLFGPFTSDVALMNITFPYEVLSVADSNVRGFNILQHKSQNSSSKVFTLEVPFTDPSVLQMTEKGITVYSLHLTFGLLVLPEFAPFSLSAYLEAKIVDIVPPSVSGGCDDQNFYVLVKHGIHDFNVQTIVGRQVLTPDLAQQYGFMDNGTHFSFTVPSYSPIVAKEAVEGSSIRSRLNVALKNPEANKNIKEFSLACNFFSTLTECFPNGTMTALAMKLESVPSLNPRQLTLRDPRCGPSYSNDHYAYFVFTGNSCGTTRKFLPNMMTYENEISVPDELQMKRESNKDEPEYHLKVSCHYDINTNHAVAFLTSHRTSEPYAENARGELQVEMRLASDDSYREFHIVDGPITKYLQQPLYFEVELMRSTNPEISLELVSCWATLENDKKSLPRWDIIIDGCPSPRDPYQVKFHPVFPDGRVQFPSNVKRFEVPMFAFAEDKDNLRSKLFFHCDVVLCDARNPVGRACTGQCSNPDYTITGQKRAVSEGQNSKHVIRTPIY, translated from the exons ATGGGTTGTTTAGTTGGATTGTG GTGGTTTACTCTCCTATTAGCTGTTGTAAATATAAGGGCTCAAAAGAAGCCCTCTATAA ATATCAACTCAAAATGCTTGGGGAATGTCATGCGTGTGGATGTCGGTCCACTTGGAGGAAATCTTCTTGAAGTGTCCGGTGTCACTA ATAACTCCGCAATCCTCCTTACATCAAGATTAGCTTCTATGTGTGGCTTCAGCATGAACATCGACTCTCTAGGAAATGCTATGATTTATGCCTCCGTTCAAAACTGTTTTGCTCAAAATGTG GATGATAAAGTATTCACAACAAAGTTAAATCTTCGTCTGCACGGGAATCAGATGGTTGAAGAGGAGTTTTACCAGGTGGCTGAGACCTGCCACTACACTGCCTGGGCCTCCAGGGAAATTGTCTGTGTCCACAACTATATAGAG GTGTCTGTGAAGAGGGCAGCTCCAGATGATTATGTCCTGCCTCAACATCCCGTCTCAGGGGCTAATTCAATGTTTCGTGATGTTCGACACGCTGCTAAG AAACAACCCATAGATTCAGAATTCAGAATCACAACACTCGTGTTCTTCACTCCCGAGGAGAGGATCATGAAGGTCACTGAGGCCCAGCGCAGAGGTTATGGGATCACAAACACTCCTACAAGGCTGGTTCTGCGAATCCCAAAGACTTCACCTGAAATATACACCCAGAAT GTAGCCGGTGTGCCTATGATGGTGCTTAAAACTTCAATGAAATTTGAAAAGAAGTGGCTGGTGACTCAAATCAGTGCAGAAGCGGCTTGCCCAATACTGGAGG GTAGTGTTTCCTTCACTCCAAACAAAATCAGCTGGATCCTGCCGAGGCACATTGACACTCTGATTTCCTCTGGTCAGTTTAAACTGTTGGAGGTGCACATGGGTGTCGATGGCCAGAGGCTCGACACTGCTGAGATGGCTGCCAGACAATACGTGTTGTCTGTCAATGAGCAACACATCATTATTGAAATTCCTGTTGGGGCTGTTGGTGGCCACTTTAAG agtCATGTTCAGGATGGTCAGTATCTCACTACTTATACCATTGAGCCGATGCTTGAGTTGCTCTGGACTGACTACAATGCTCACGAGGACACAAGATACAAAGTCCTCCTTCCCATCACGACACCATTTCTGTCTCGACCTCTGCAAGTTATTGACA ACACCGTTCCCAATGAGCAGATATTTAAGGTGCTGTTTGGGCCTTTCACCTCTGATGTGGCACTAATGAACATCACCTTCCCCTATGAGGTTTTGTCAGTGGCGGACAGCAATGTCAGAGGCTTTAACATCTTGCAGCACAAGTCTCAAAACAGCAGCTCGAAGGTCTTTACACTTGAAGTGCCCTTCACGGACCCTAGCGTACTACAAATG ACAGAAAAGGGCATTACAGTCTACTCTCTTCACCTGACCTTTGGCTTGCTGGTCCTGCCAGAGTTTGctccattttctctctctgcttatCTGGAAGCTAAAATCGTAGACATAG ttcctccctctgtctctggtgGCTGTGATGATCAAAACTTTTATGTCCTCGTGAAACATGGGATCCACGACTTCAACGTCCAGACCATAGTAGGAAGACAAGTGTTGACGCCGGACCTGGCTCAGCAATACGGCTTCATGGACAATGGAACACACTTCAGTTTTACAGTACCATCTTATTCCCCCATTGTTGCAAAAGAG GCTGTTGAGGGGTCCTCCATCAGAAGCAGACTCAATGTGGCTCTGAAGAATCCTGAGGCCAACAAAAATATCAAAGAGTTCTCTTTGGCTTGCAATTTCTTCTCAACACTGACTG AGTGTTTTCCTAATGGAACGATGACAGCTCTGGCTATGAAACTGGAGTCAGTTCCCAGTCTGAACCCCAGGCAGCTCACTCTCAGAGACCCTCGCTGTGGCCCCTCCTACAGCAATGACCACTATGCTTATTTTGTCTTTACTGGAAACTCCTGTGGGACAACCAGAAAG tTTTTGCCAAATATGATGACGTATGAAAATGAAATCTCTGTGCCAGATGAACTTCAAATGAAAAGGGAATCAAATAAGGACGAACCGGAGTATCA TCTAAAGGTTTCTTGTCATTATGACATCAACACAAACCATGCTGTGGCCTTCCTCACCAGCCACCGCACAAGTGAACCATATGCTGAAAATGCAAGAGGCGAGCTGCAAGTTGAAATGAGACTTGCTTCAG ACGACTCATACAGAGAATTTCACATCGTAGATGGTCCCATCACAAAGTACCTACAACAGCCGCTGTATTTTGAGGTGGAACTGATGAGGTCTACAAACCCCGAGATATCATTGGAGCTTGTGTCCTGCTGGGCGACGCTGGAGAATGACAAGAAATCCCTTCCCAGATGGGACATAATCATTGATGG CTGTCCAAGCCCAAGGGACCCGTACCAGGTGAAATTCCATCCTGTTTTTCCTGATGGCAGAGTTCAGTTTCCTTCTAATGTCAAGCGCTTTGAGGTCCCAATGTTTGCCTTTGCCGAAGACAAAGATAACTTGAGAAGCAAG CTCTTTTTCCACTGTGACGTGGTGCTCTGTGATGCTAGAAATCCAGTGGGTAGAGCTTGTACCGGGCAGTGTTCAAACCCAGACTACACAATAACag GTCAAAAACGTGCTGTTTCAGAAGGCCAAAATTCCAAACATGTTATCAGGACccctatttattaa
- the kcns3b gene encoding potassium voltage-gated channel subfamily S member 3b — protein sequence MGYGQILHRQGKEEDQVHLNVGGVRHKVDSDMLLRFPHTRLARLLCCQSEAAILELCDDYSLSEKEYYFDRNPQVFLCVLNFYHTGCIHMMEEVCVFSFSQEIEYWGIQEHHLSPCCSYWYHERKEYIDDREWDIRSDDQQPPSLDSSFEELSALDQDLAKFKGAWCAEVRSYVWLRLEDPGHSRGSKIIAVASLSLVLTSIVAMCVHSMPEFQRVDDNDKLIEDPVLAILEEICIACFSAEFIIRMIVAPSLRKFLGNPLNIIDVASILPFYFTLALETADEEAAEENEDLENMGKVVQVLRLMRILRILKLARHSIGLRALGATIRHSYNEVGMLLLFLSVGISIFSALIYFAEKEEENTDLGTIPSGWWWATITMTTVGYGDTCPVTLAGKIVATLCIVCGLLVVALPVTIIFNKFSKYYQRNKAMDGQCITKPQRQDPELPYYNIRDLFTGSVYPFIGGIAFRNSVSSAGDDTDASSLKDIEVYDDTCENGATKNEIPL from the coding sequence ATGGGGTATGGGCAAATCCTCCACCGGCAGGGTAAAGAGGAGGACCAGGTCCACCTCAACGTGGGAGGGGTCCGACATAAAGTGGATTCAGACATGCTGCTCCGCTTCCCTCACACACGCCTGGCTCGCCTGCTGTGCTGCCAAAGTGAGGCGGCGATCCTTGAGCTGTGTGACGACTACAGCCTGTCTGAGAAGGAGTACTACTTCGACAGAAATCCCCAGGTTTTCCTCTGCGTGCTCAACTTCTACCACACGGGATGCATCCATATGATGGAGGAGGTGTGCGTCTTCTCCTTCAGCCAGGAGATTGAGTACTGGGGAATCCAGGAGCACCACCTGAGCCCCTGCTGTAGCTACTGGTACCATGAGAGGAAGGAGTACATCGACGACAGAGAGTGGGACATCAGGAGCGACGACCAGCAGCCGCCGAGCTTAGACTCCTCCTTTGAGGAGCTCTCTGCTCTCGATCAAGACCTGGCCAAGTTCAAAGGCGCCTGGTGTGCAGAAGTGAGGAGCTACGTTTGGCTCAGGCTGGAGGATCCAGGTCACTCAAGAGGTTCAAAGATCATCGCCGTGGCCTCCCTCAGCTTGGTGTTGACCTCTATTGTTGCCATGTGTGTCCACAGCATGCCTGAGTTTCAGCGGGTGGATGACAACGATAAACTCATCGAGGACCCTGTCCTCGCCATCCTGGAGGAGATCTGCATTGCCTGCTTCTCCGCAGAGTTCATCATCAGGATGATTGTCGCGCCCTCCCTCAGGAAGTTCCTCGGAAACCCCTTAAACATCATCGATGTTGCCTCAATTTTGCCATTTTACTTCACTTTAGCTCTGGAAACAGCCGACGAGGAGGCCGCAGAGGAGAACGAGGACTTAGAAAACATGGGGAAGGTGGTGCAGGTTCTGCGCCTCATGAGGATTCTCCGAATCCTCAAACTGGCCCGCCACTCCATCGGGCTGCGAGCGCTGGGTGCCACCATCCGCCACAGCTACAACGAGGTGGGCAtgctccttctcttcctctcagtGGGGATCTCCATCTTTTCTGCCCTCATCTACTTTGCAGAAAAGGAAGAGGAGAACACGGATTTGGGGACCATCCCTTCAGGCTGGTGGTGGGCCACAATCACCATGACCACAGTCGGTTATGGTGACACTTGCCCGGTGACGCTGGCAGGGAAGATAGTGGCCACGTTGTGTATCGTCTGTGGCCTGTTAGTGGTTGCTCTGCCCGTCACCATCATCTTCAATAAGTTTTCAAAGTACTATCAAAGAAACAAAGCCATGGATGGACAGTGTATCACTAAGCCTCAAAGACAAGACCCAGAGCTCCCTTATTATAACATCAGAGACCTGTTCACAGGAAGTGTGTATCCCTTTATAGGAGGTATCGCCTTCAGGAACAGTGTGAGCAGCGCAGGGGACGATACAGATGCCTCCAGTCTCAAGGATATAGAAGTGTATGATGACACTTGTGAAAATGGGGCAACAAAAAATGAGATTCCTTTATGA